The following are from one region of the Nymphaea colorata isolate Beijing-Zhang1983 chromosome 7, ASM883128v2, whole genome shotgun sequence genome:
- the LOC126410242 gene encoding probable carboxylesterase 15 — protein MSTEARPPRLAVRGLVLVQPFFGSAERTAHEESYVRQGSQQELLARWYDLFWKLSLPQGADKSSPYCNPKAHLSSLPSPVNGPPALVNLAGLDLLLDRGLWYAEMARTHMKSKVEVMVAEGQDHNYHVNQPTSIQKNRLLTGISQFINSQSSR, from the coding sequence ATGAGCACCGAGGCGAGGCCGCCACGGCTGGCCGTGAGAGGGCTGGTTCTGGTGCAGCCCTTCTTCGGCAGCGCCGAGAGGACGGCCCATGAAGAGAGCTACGTGAGGCAAGGGAGCCAGCAGGAGCTTCTGGCCAGGTGGTACGACTTGTTTTGGAAGCTCAGCCTTCCCCAGGGCGCTGACAAGAGCAGCCCCTATTGCAACCCCAAGGCTCACCTCTCGAGCCTACCGAGCCCAGTCAACGGCCCGCCGGCGCTCGTTAACCTGGCCGGGCTGGACCTGCTGCTGGACAGGGGCTTGTGGTACGCCGAGATGGCACGGACCCACATGAAGTCCAAGGTGGAGGTGATGGTGGCGGAAGGGCAAGATCACAATTACCACGTGAACCAACCTACTTCTATTCAAAAGAATCGCCTCCTCACTGGGATCTCTCAGTTCATCAACTCACAAAGCTCgcgttga
- the LOC116257663 gene encoding probable carboxylesterase 6, with product MAPKQVELEAKKLRVYTDGTVDRAPQPVANASPTTVDGVASKDVAINLKNGVTGRLYKPQVCDTLTPTKLPLLFYYHGDGFCTGSCSQVQTHNFLHSLCLKTRTLVIAVDYRLSPEHRLPAQYQTAWTRCTGPPRAGMATGWRSTATWPSASYTGRARAGRSRTTSGSGSPA from the coding sequence ATGGCTCCTAAACAAGTGGAGTTGGAGGCAAAGAAGCTCAGGGTCTACACTGATGGCACAGTTGACAGAGCTCCCCAGCCGGTCGCCAATGCTTCTCCGACCACCGTCGACGGCGTGGCCAGCAAAGACGTCGCTATCAACCTGAAGAACGGCGTCACCGGGAGACTGTACAAACCACAAGTCTGTGATACGCTGACACCCACCAAGCTGCCTCTGCTGTTTTACTACCATGGTGATGGGTTCTGCACCGGCTCCTGCTCCCAAGTCCAGACCCACAATTTCCTCCACTCCCTCTGCCTGAAAACTCGGACCCTCGTCATCGCCGTGGACTACCGGCTGTCGCCGGAGCACCGCCTCCCCGCGCAGTACCAGACTGCATGGACGCGCTGTACTGGGCCGCCAAGGGCGGGGATGGCGACTGGGTGGCGAAGTACGGCAACCTGGCCGAGTGCTTCCTATACGGGGAGAGCTCGGGCGGGACGATCGCGCACCACGTCGGGGTCAGGGTCGCCGGCATGA